From Xenopus tropicalis strain Nigerian chromosome 3, UCB_Xtro_10.0, whole genome shotgun sequence, the proteins below share one genomic window:
- the lmod2 gene encoding leiomodin-2 (The RefSeq protein has 1 substitution, 1 non-frameshifting indel compared to this genomic sequence): MSSFGYRREISKYEDIDEDELLASLTAEELQELERELEDIEPNRNLPVGMRQKSLTEKSPTANFSREALMAYWEKETKKLMEKEQLGACDKNYKEEEDGSDEEDFVGTNSEVSEEIYTEEEEEDEDEEEEEVETESDEEEGNQEEDKDTICGIADNTEATKSSDNIPTIKINGLSDNKTLSNGYNGIGAKYSKQANELSVNKASSGLAGSNPTVIDDALENIKNNDPDTLEVNLNNIENITPETLISFALALKENTYVKVFSLANTHADDNVAMAISNMLRVNQNITSLNIESNFITGKGILAIMRALQYSNKVLTELRFHNQRHIMGSQVEMEIAKLLKDNTSIIKLGYHFELPGPRMSMTSILTRNMDKQRQRRMQEQKESGYDPTTNLTTKTLQRGTPGASPYSSPRGSPWSSPKITRKVQPGNTSTPSPPPPPPPPPPPPSILPTLQQEKKVPTRNIAEVIKQHELSAKKQQNGHKKTKGKKSKKEQNNILKEIKNSLRSISEMKTEEVSRPSTPQRSLHDNLMDAIKGSSIKQLKKVEVPKSLQ, from the exons ATGTCTTCTTTTGGATACCGCAGAGAAATCAGTAAATATGAAGATATTGATGAAGACGAGCTACTGGCCTCATTAACGGCAGAGGAGTTGCAGGAATTagagagggagctggaggatattgaGCCGAACCGGAACCTCCCTGTCGGAATGAGGCAAAAAAGTCTAACGGAAAAATCTCCAACAGCGAATTTTAGCAGAGAAGCACTAATGGCTTATTGGGAAAAGGAGACCAAAAAGTTAATGGAGAAGGAGCAGCTTGGTGCATGTGATAAG AATTATAAGGAGGAAGAAGATGGAAGTGATGAAGAGGATTTTGTAGGAACCAACAGTGAGGTTTCTGAAGAGATTTAcacagaagaggaagaagaggatgaagacgaagaagaggaggaggtggAAACAGAAAGTGATGAAGAAGAAGGTAACCAGGAAGAAGATAAGGATACTATCTGTGGTATCGCTGACAACACTGAAGCTACAAAAAGTTCTGATAACATCCCAACAATAAAAATCAATGGACTGAGTGATAATAAAACATTGTCCAATGGTTACAATGGCATTGGTGCAAAATACAGCAAACAAGCCAATGAGCTTTCAGTCAATAAAGCATCTTCTGGCCTTGCTGGCTCCAATCCAACAGTTATAGATGATGCtctagaaaatataaaaaacaatgaCCCAGACACTTTGGAAGTCAATCTAAATAACATAGAGAACATCACACCAGAAACACTTATATCCTTTGCACTTGccctaaaagaaaacacaaatgttaaagTATTTAGCTTGGCTAACACTCATGCTGATGACAACGTTGCAATGGCAATTTCTAATATGCTTCGTGTCAATCAAAATATTACAAGTCTAAATATAGAATCTAACTTCATCACAGGAAAAGGCATACTAGCTATTATGAGGGCTTTGCAGTACAGCAATAAAGTGCTGACAGAACTGAGATTCCATAATCAGAGACATATTATGGGAAGTCAGGTGGAGATGGAAATAGCAAAATTGCTCAAAGACAATACTAGCATTATAAAATTAGGATATCATTTTGAGCTGCCAGGACCACGTATGTCCATGACAAGTATTCTGACCAGAAATATGGATAAACAAAGACAGAGAAGAATGCAGGAGCAAAAAGAATCTGGTTATGATCCCACAACTAACCTCACAACCAAAACTCTGCAAAGAGGAACACCAGGGGCCTCACCATATTCTTCCCCTAGAGGTTCACCATGGTCATCTCCAAAAATAACTAGAAAGGTTCAGCCTGGAAACACATCAACACCTTCACCTCCACCCCCtccaccacccccacccccaccccctcctcCTCCTTCAATTCTTCCAACACTTCAGCAAGAGAAGAAAGTTCCCACCAGAAATATTGCAGAAGTTATCAAACAACATGAATTATCTGCAAAAAAACAGCAGAATgggcataaaaaaacaaaagggaaaaaaagtaaaaaggaacaaaataatattttgaaagAGATAAAAAATTCTTTAAGATCAATCTCTGAAATGAAAACAGAAGAGGTGTCCAGGCCCTCAACACCCCAGAGATCTCTGCATGATAATCTTATGGATGCTATTAAAGGGAGCAGCATAAAACAACTGAAGAAG